From a single Camelus bactrianus isolate YW-2024 breed Bactrian camel chromosome 11, ASM4877302v1, whole genome shotgun sequence genomic region:
- the CYP17A1 gene encoding steroid 17-alpha-hydroxylase/17,20 lyase isoform X1 yields MWVFLALLMLTLAYLFRPKNKGPRAKYPKSLPSLPLVGSLPFLPRHGHQHVNFFKLQGKYGPIYSFRIGSKTTVVIGNYQLAKEVLLKKGKEFSGRPKLLTLDILSENQKGIAFADHGTHWQLHRKLALSTFALFKDGNLKLEKIINQEVSILCDFLTTKDGQSVDLSRSLSQAVINIICFICFNYSFKNGDPAVHALQDFNDRILEVLSKTALADMFPAARILPNKTLEDMKKCVNMRNELMRGIFEKCKKNFTGDSITNMMDILIQAKVNADSAGLEQDSKLLSDRHIIATITDIFGAGVETSTSVIKWIVAFLLHYPSLKKRIQDDIDQNIGFNRTPKVSDRNRLVLLEATIREVLRLRPVSPTLIPHKAIVDSSIGELAIDKGTDVVVNLWALHHNEKEWHRPDLFMPERFLDPTGNQLISPTSSYLPFGTGPRSCVGEMLARQEIFLFMAGLLQRFDLEIPDDGQLPSLEGKPSLVFQIHPFKVKIKVRQSWKEAQAEGNNP; encoded by the exons ATGTGGGTATTCTTGGCTCTCTTGATGCTCACCCTCGCCTATTTATTTAGGCCCAAGAACAAGGGCCCTCGTGCCAAGTACCCCAAGAGcctcccatccctgcccctggTGGGCAGCCTGCCGTTCCTCCCCAGACATGGCCACCAGCATGTGAACTTCTTCAAGCTGCAGGGAAAGTATGGCCCCATCTATTCCTTCCGTATCGGTTCCAAGACGACAGTGGTGATCGGCAACTACCAGCTGGCCAAGGAGGTGCTTCTCAAGAAGGGCAAGGAATTCTCTGGGAGGCCCAAATTG TTGACTCTAGACATCCTATCAGAAAATCAAAAGGGCATTGCCTTCGCCGACCACGGTACCCACTGGCAGCTTCATCGGAAGCTGGCGCTGAGCACCTTTGCCCTGTTCAAGGATGGCAACCTGAAGCTGGAGAAGATCA ttAATCAGGAAGTCAGTATACTGTGTGATTTCCTGACCACCAAGGATGGGCAGTCCGTTGATTTGTCCAGGTCACTCTCTCAGGCGGTGATCAACATAATCTGCTTTATCTGCTTCAACTACTCCTTCAAGAATGGGGACCCTGCAGTGCACGCATTGCAGGATTTCAATGACAGGATCCTGGAGGTTCTGAGCAAGACAGCTTTGGCCGACATGTTTCCAGCGGCTAGG ATTCTCCCCAACAAAACCTTGGAAGATATGAAGAAGTGTGTTAACATGAGAAATGAATTGATGAGAGGAATCTTCGAAAAGTGTAAG AAGAACTTCACCGGTGACTCTATCACTAACATGATGGACATACTGATTCAAGCCAAGGTGAACGCAGACAGTGCTGGCTTGGAACAGGACTCAAAGCTGCTTTCAGATAGACATATTATCGCCACCATAACAGACATCTTTGGGGCCGGTGTAGAGACCAGCACCTCTGTGATAAAGTGGATTGTGGCCTTCCTGCTACACTATCCTTCG TTGAAGAAGAGGATCCAGGATGATATTGACCAGAATATAGGTTTCAACCGCACACCAAAAGTTAGTGACCGGAACCGCCTTGTCCTGCTGGAGGCCACCATCCGAGAGGTGCTTCGACTCCGGCCTGTGTCCCCTACGCTCATCCCCCACAAGGCTATCGTTGATTCCAG CATCGGCGAGCTTGCCATTGACAAGGGTACAGATGTTGTCGTCAATTTGTGGGCACTGCATCACAATGAGAAGGAGTGGCACCGGCCCGACCTGTTCATGCCAG AGCGCTTCTTGGACCCCACTGGGAACCAGCTCATCTCGCCGACATCAAGCTACTTGCCCTTTGGAACAGGACCCCGCTCCTGCGTAGGTGAGATGCTAGCCCGCCAGGAGATCTTCCTCTTCATGGCTGGGTTGCTGCAGAGGTTCGACCTGGAGATCCCGGATGATGGACAGCTACCCTCTCTGGAGGGCAAACCCAGTTTAGTTTTTCAGATCCATCCTTTCAAAGTGAAAATCAAGGTGCGCCAGTCCTGGAAGGAAGCCCAGGCAGAGGGTAACAACCCCTGA
- the CYP17A1 gene encoding steroid 17-alpha-hydroxylase/17,20 lyase isoform X2, producing the protein MWVFLALLMLTLAYLFRPKNKGPRAKYPKSLPSLPLVGSLPFLPRHGHQHVNFFKLQGKYGPIYSFRIGSKTTVVIGNYQLAKEVLLKKGKEFSGRPKLLTLDILSENQKGIAFADHGTHWQLHRKLALSTFALFKDGNLKLEKIINQEVSILCDFLTTKDGQSVDLSRSLSQAVINIICFICFNYSFKNGDPAVHALQDFNDRILEVLSKTALADMFPAARILPNKTLEDMKKCVNMRNELMRGIFEKCKNFTGDSITNMMDILIQAKVNADSAGLEQDSKLLSDRHIIATITDIFGAGVETSTSVIKWIVAFLLHYPSLKKRIQDDIDQNIGFNRTPKVSDRNRLVLLEATIREVLRLRPVSPTLIPHKAIVDSSIGELAIDKGTDVVVNLWALHHNEKEWHRPDLFMPERFLDPTGNQLISPTSSYLPFGTGPRSCVGEMLARQEIFLFMAGLLQRFDLEIPDDGQLPSLEGKPSLVFQIHPFKVKIKVRQSWKEAQAEGNNP; encoded by the exons ATGTGGGTATTCTTGGCTCTCTTGATGCTCACCCTCGCCTATTTATTTAGGCCCAAGAACAAGGGCCCTCGTGCCAAGTACCCCAAGAGcctcccatccctgcccctggTGGGCAGCCTGCCGTTCCTCCCCAGACATGGCCACCAGCATGTGAACTTCTTCAAGCTGCAGGGAAAGTATGGCCCCATCTATTCCTTCCGTATCGGTTCCAAGACGACAGTGGTGATCGGCAACTACCAGCTGGCCAAGGAGGTGCTTCTCAAGAAGGGCAAGGAATTCTCTGGGAGGCCCAAATTG TTGACTCTAGACATCCTATCAGAAAATCAAAAGGGCATTGCCTTCGCCGACCACGGTACCCACTGGCAGCTTCATCGGAAGCTGGCGCTGAGCACCTTTGCCCTGTTCAAGGATGGCAACCTGAAGCTGGAGAAGATCA ttAATCAGGAAGTCAGTATACTGTGTGATTTCCTGACCACCAAGGATGGGCAGTCCGTTGATTTGTCCAGGTCACTCTCTCAGGCGGTGATCAACATAATCTGCTTTATCTGCTTCAACTACTCCTTCAAGAATGGGGACCCTGCAGTGCACGCATTGCAGGATTTCAATGACAGGATCCTGGAGGTTCTGAGCAAGACAGCTTTGGCCGACATGTTTCCAGCGGCTAGG ATTCTCCCCAACAAAACCTTGGAAGATATGAAGAAGTGTGTTAACATGAGAAATGAATTGATGAGAGGAATCTTCGAAAAGTGTAAG AACTTCACCGGTGACTCTATCACTAACATGATGGACATACTGATTCAAGCCAAGGTGAACGCAGACAGTGCTGGCTTGGAACAGGACTCAAAGCTGCTTTCAGATAGACATATTATCGCCACCATAACAGACATCTTTGGGGCCGGTGTAGAGACCAGCACCTCTGTGATAAAGTGGATTGTGGCCTTCCTGCTACACTATCCTTCG TTGAAGAAGAGGATCCAGGATGATATTGACCAGAATATAGGTTTCAACCGCACACCAAAAGTTAGTGACCGGAACCGCCTTGTCCTGCTGGAGGCCACCATCCGAGAGGTGCTTCGACTCCGGCCTGTGTCCCCTACGCTCATCCCCCACAAGGCTATCGTTGATTCCAG CATCGGCGAGCTTGCCATTGACAAGGGTACAGATGTTGTCGTCAATTTGTGGGCACTGCATCACAATGAGAAGGAGTGGCACCGGCCCGACCTGTTCATGCCAG AGCGCTTCTTGGACCCCACTGGGAACCAGCTCATCTCGCCGACATCAAGCTACTTGCCCTTTGGAACAGGACCCCGCTCCTGCGTAGGTGAGATGCTAGCCCGCCAGGAGATCTTCCTCTTCATGGCTGGGTTGCTGCAGAGGTTCGACCTGGAGATCCCGGATGATGGACAGCTACCCTCTCTGGAGGGCAAACCCAGTTTAGTTTTTCAGATCCATCCTTTCAAAGTGAAAATCAAGGTGCGCCAGTCCTGGAAGGAAGCCCAGGCAGAGGGTAACAACCCCTGA